The nucleotide window GCGAGAAGTCCTGCGCCAGCCGCACTAGCGCGTCATAGGCGGACTGGTCGCCGTGCGGGTGGAACTTGCCCAGCACGTCGCCGACCACGCGCGCGGACTTGACCGGCTTGGCGTCGGCGCGCAGCCCCATTTCGTGCATCGCGAACAGGATGCGCCGCTGCACCGGCTTCTGGCCGTCGGCCACCTCGGGCAGCGCGCGGCCCTTGACCACGCTGACGGCGTAGTCCAGGTAGGCGCGTTCGGCGTAGCGCGCCAGCGTCAGCGAATCGGCCGGCTCTTCAGGTTGAAACGTGATGTCTTGTTGTTCCATGGATAGGCAAGGATTCGGCGCGCCACGCGTTGGACTTCAACGGCCGGGCTCACCGGGTTGCTTGTGATTCGTGGGTGCCGCTCAGGGCATAGGCCGGCGCGCGCCGATCACCATCTTCACGCGCGGGCCGTCGTCGGCGGCACCGCTGCCGGCACTGGCGCTGGCGTGCTTGAGCACCACGCCCTGCTGCGGCTGGTACAGCCGGTAGAACTGCAGCACGGTGCTGACATACTGCCGGGTCTCCGGATAGGGCGGAATGCGGTTGTTGTAGCGCTGCACCGCGCCCTCGCCGGCGTTGTACGCCGCCAGCACCAGCTCGAGGTTGTTGGGGAACTGCTGCATCAGCCAGCTCAGGTAGCGCACGCCGGCGGTGATGTTGGTGCGCGGATCGGCCAGCTTCTGCTCGATGGTGCGGCGCGCATCGGCGGCCACGCCAAAGCGCGCGCCGGTGTCGGGAATCACCTGCATCAGCCCGATCGCGCCCTTGGGCGACACCGCCGCCGGGTTGAAGCCGGACTCCACCGCCATCACCGCCTTGACCAGCGCAGGATCGACATCCTGCTTGCCGGCGATCTGGTGGATCAGCGGCTCGACGGTCTTGATATTGGGATGGTTGACGACGTAGCGGTACAGCTTGTGCTGCTCGAGATCGATG belongs to Cupriavidus taiwanensis and includes:
- a CDS encoding lytic transglycosylase domain-containing protein → MTTRPSGKLRRNLAATLLALAGLACVPAAHAELWGYIDADGVAHFADQKLDARYKLFMKDGGKLDSARLTVRRGTPPAGGSDIDLEQHKLYRYVVNHPNIKTVEPLIHQIAGKQDVDPALVKAVMAVESGFNPAAVSPKGAIGLMQVIPDTGARFGVAADARRTIEQKLADPRTNITAGVRYLSWLMQQFPNNLELVLAAYNAGEGAVQRYNNRIPPYPETRQYVSTVLQFYRLYQPQQGVVLKHASASAGSGAADDGPRVKMVIGARRPMP